The following DNA comes from Streptomyces sp. NBC_00690.
CGAAGTGTGAGGTGGTCTTCGTCTTCGGGCTCTCCATGGGCGGTGCCCTCGCCCTGCGGCTCGCCGCCCGGTACGGGGACGCGGTCCGAGGGATCGTCGTGGTCAATCCGGCGAACAAGGTGCACGGTCTCGCCGCGCGGGCACTGCCGGTGGCCCGCCATTTCGTCCGGACCACCCCGGGGCTGATCGACGACATCGCCAAGGAGGGCGCCCACGAGGTCGGCTACGACCGGGTCCCGCTCCAGGCCGCCCACTCGCTGCGGAATTTCCTTCGGCTCGTCGACGGCGAGCTGCCCCAGGTCACCCAGCCCATGGTGCTCCTGCACAGTTTGCAGGACCATGTGGTACCGCCGGTCGACTCGGCGCGGATTCTCGGCCGGGTCTCCTCCACGGACGTCACTGAGGTCGTGTTGGAACAGAGCTACCACGTCGCGACGTTGGACCACGATGCGGAGCGGATCTTCCACGAGAGTTGTGCGTTCGTCGACCGGCTCGCTCCGAATGCCGTGAGGAAGGGGAGCACCGCCGGTGGCTGAGCAGCATGACGCGGACCGAGAGCCGCAGCCCATCGACGAGGAGGCGGCCTGGGCCGCCATCGTCGCGGGGTACGGGGATGAACCGGCGGACCCGCCGGGTGCCAAGCCGTTCAAATCGGTGGAGGACCTCGCGCTCCTCGAAGGCGAGGTGAACGAGTCGCCCCAGGGCAAGGGGAAGGAGCCTGCGCCCGAAGAGGACCAGGCGGCCGGGCTCGGCAGCTCCATCACCTTCGCCCCCGGGGTCGGCGGCGCCGGCCCCCGTGACTACCAGGTGGTCGAGCCGAACGAAGCCAACACCGACCAGGGCGAGGACGGGGACGACGGCGACGAAGGCCACTTCGTCCCCCCGGAGCCGCCGCCGCTGCCGGAGGCCGATGTCACGGCGAAGTTCGCCTGGCTGGCGGTGATCGGCGGTCCGGTGCTGATGCTGATCGCGGTTCTGCTCCAGTGGGAGATGACCTGGTGGCTGACCACCTTGTGCGTCAGCGGTTTCCTCGGCGGCTTCGCCACGCTGGTGGCCCGGATGGCACACGGTGACGAAGAGGACGACGACCCCGGTCGGGGCGCGGTCGTCTAACCAGGACCTGTCCGACGAAGGGCTTCGTGCGTCCCAAGGGCTCACAGGCCGGACGGGATGCATCGGACACGACCTGCTGCACACCCTTTAGGAACCCGCGAAGGCGGGGAGTACGGCAGGAATCCTGAGCGCGGCCAGTACGGGGAGATGATCGCTGGCCGCGCGCAGATCAGCCGGGCTCACACCGGGATGGTCGAACGGCACCCCGCAGCCGAGCACCTCGATGCCGTGGCTCGCGAACACGGCATCGATCCTGCGTCGCGGCCGGTCGGGGTCGAAGGTGTTCTCCCCGCCCCACGGCGCAGTGGCCCAGCAGTCCTGCATCTGCTGTGCGATTCGTTGGAAGCTGCGTCCGGCAGGGGTCTCGTTGAGGTCTCCCGCGACGACGGCGTACGGCACGTCCATCGCGGTGATCTGGTCGATGAGCAACCCTGCCTGCGTAGGGCGCTCGGCATCCGACAGGCTCAAATGACAGCTGAGCGCACCGAATCTGGCACCGCCGATCGTGACCACGGCGGTGGCGAAGCCGCGGCGGTGCTGACCTTGGACGAGCGGCAGCAGGACGTCCTGAGTCCGCTCGACGGTCACCCGCAGTGAGCACAGGAGCAGGGGGCCGGCAGCGGTGGCCCCGCCGCTGAGGACGAAGAGATCGGTCTTGGCGGCGAGCCGTGCGGCGTGCTTGCGCCAGCGGAAGAAGCGGGGCGCCTCCTGGATGAGGACGAGGTCGGGCGCGCAGGCCCGAATGACTCGGGCGAGGGCGTCCTCGTCGTCGCGCAGCGAGCGAACGTTGTAGCTGAGGACACGAACAACGGCGGAACCATCGGGTTCGGTACGGGAGTTGGGCAGGACCGTGGCCATGCCAGCACCCTACGACGGAGTTGCCCGTGTTTCGTCAGGCTCGCCCGGGGCCGGCGTGGCCGGCCGCGCCCCCCTTGCCACGGTTGCGTCCCCTTCCCAGGCGCCCATGACCTCAGGGGGTGTGATGAGGGAGATGTCTGATGTGGGGGGAACCGGGTAGCCGCTTCCTCGAAGACCCCGGCGAGGCGGTGAGGACGTCATGAGCGGTATGACCTGGTGCGGCGGGCTGTGGGGACCGGTGCCCGCCACCGTCGCGCAGCCGCGGCAGCCGGTCGGTACCGATGCGCGGCGAAGGCAGCCGCCACGGTTGCCACGGTTTCGGCAAGCAGGCCGGAACCGCGGACTCCAGGGCGTCGCCGCCGTGGTGGCGGCACTCGGCCTCCAAATCGCGTTGACCGTGGCGCTGGTCGCCATCGGGCAGGTTCTGCCCTGGTCGGCGTCCACGCTCATCGTTGTCGGGGTCCTGGTAGCCGGCGCCGCGGCACTGGCGGCACCGGGCCGCAGAACCCCGCGTCCTGCGGTGCCGTCGATCGCATAGGCGAGAGATCGACCAAAGCCCAAGCGAGCAGACCCAGTACGCCGAGACACAGGAAAGGGCACACGATGAACGGCATCCCCCACCCCCGACGCAACGTCCTCGACACCGAGGAGCTGCGCTCCCGTGCACAGGACACCCGCGAACAACTGGGACAGACCATCGAGGCACTCGCCGCGAAAGCCGAGGTGGGCGAGATGGGCGAGCAGGTCCGTGCGAAGGCATCCGCGGCCAAGACCCAGCTGGCGGATGCGGCAACGGCCGTGGGCGACAAACTGCGCGAAGTCACCCCGCCGCCCGTGCAGGAGACGACGGCCCTGGTCGCCGAGACCGCACGGAGGAAGCGCGTGCCGCTGCTGGCAGTGGGCATAGCGACCGTGGCGCTGGTGGTGCTGGCCCGACGGAGGGGCCGGTGAAGGCGTCGAAAGTGCTCTACAAGCCGGTCGGTGCCGGGGTCGGAGCGCTCGGCGGGCTGCTCGCCAGCGCGGCCTTCGGTCAGATCTGGAAGCGCCTCGGCCATAACGACAAGGCGCCCGGGCCCACGGACGAGGGCCGTGGCTGGGGCGAGGTATTGATGGCTGCGGCGCTCCAAGGGGCGGTCTTCGCCGTGGTGAAGGCGGCCGTGGACCGCGGCGGGGCCACGGCGGCCCGACGGCTGACGGGAACCTGGCCGGGGTAGCTCCGGGCCCCTCAGAGGGACGATCGAGGCCAGGGCGTCCGGGCGGGAACCGGTCGGTCCCTCCCGACCGACCTACCCGTAGGGCGGTCTCCGGGGCTCCGGGCGGAAGGCGGTCTCCGGGACGCGCCGGCGGTGAACCGACCGCCTGGGCGCTCCCGGGGCCTTCCGGCACCGGGAGCCGTCATGAACGCGCCGTGGAATCGATGCGGACCCGCCGCGGAATCAGTAGTCCGCCGCCCTCGCGCCCCGGCCATCACCACGCAGCAGTGGTGCACCTAGCCCTGGCGTGCCAGGTCCGCCGCGCCCACCAAGCCTGCCTTGTTGCCCAGTTGGGCGGCGAGGACCTGGGCGTGGGGTCGCCACTGGGCACCGATCAACCAGCGGCGGAAGGACTTGCGGATCGGTTCGAGGATCAACTCCCCCTCGTCCGACACTCCGCCACCAACGATGAAGGCCGACGGGTCGAACAGCGAGGCGAGGTCCGCCAGTCCAGCCCCGGCCCAGCGGGCGAGTTCCCGGAAGGAGTCGACCGCCACCGGGTCGCCCTCGCGGGCGGCGGCGCTGACGTGCTTGCCTTCGATGCCGTCGACCGTGCCGTCGCCGAGGCCCAGGAGGATCTTCGCGTTCTCGGGGGTGGCGTTGGCACGCTGGCGCGCGTAGCGGACGAGAGCACGGCCGGACGCGTACTGCTCCCAGCAGCCCTGGCTGCCACAGCCGCAGAGCAGACCGTCCGGGACCACACGGATGTGACCGAACTCGGCGGCCACCCCGTAACGTCCCCGGCGCAGCTTGTTGCCGATGATGATGCCGCCGCCGAGGCCCGTGCCGAGCGTGATGCAGATGACGTCATCGTGTCCCTGCCCGGCCCCGAAGCGGTACTCGCCCCAGGCCGCGGCGTTGGCGTCGTTCTCGACGACGACCGGCAGCCCCACGCGCTGCTCGACCTTGTCCTTGAGTGGTTCGTGACGCCAGTCGATGTTGGGCGCGAACAGTACGGTGGCCCGCTTGTCGTCCACATAACCCGCGGCGCCGATGCCGACCGCTGCGACTTCGTACCCCTCGCCCGCCGCAGCTACGGCGGTGCAGATGGCATCCACGATGCCGCTGGGGGTCGGTGGTGTGGGCACCTTGTGTGTCTTGAGGATCGTGCCCGCCTCGTCGACAACGCCCGCAGCGATCTTGGTGCCGCCGATGTCGACGCCGATGGTGAGTCCCATGTGCCCCTCAGTTCCCGGTATGGCCACAGGCTTCAACCGTACCCGAGGGCAACAGGACCAT
Coding sequences within:
- a CDS encoding endonuclease/exonuclease/phosphatase family protein, with the protein product MATVLPNSRTEPDGSAVVRVLSYNVRSLRDDEDALARVIRACAPDLVLIQEAPRFFRWRKHAARLAAKTDLFVLSGGATAAGPLLLCSLRVTVERTQDVLLPLVQGQHRRGFATAVVTIGGARFGALSCHLSLSDAERPTQAGLLIDQITAMDVPYAVVAGDLNETPAGRSFQRIAQQMQDCWATAPWGGENTFDPDRPRRRIDAVFASHGIEVLGCGVPFDHPGVSPADLRAASDHLPVLAALRIPAVLPAFAGS
- a CDS encoding ROK family glucokinase; translated protein: MGLTIGVDIGGTKIAAGVVDEAGTILKTHKVPTPPTPSGIVDAICTAVAAAGEGYEVAAVGIGAAGYVDDKRATVLFAPNIDWRHEPLKDKVEQRVGLPVVVENDANAAAWGEYRFGAGQGHDDVICITLGTGLGGGIIIGNKLRRGRYGVAAEFGHIRVVPDGLLCGCGSQGCWEQYASGRALVRYARQRANATPENAKILLGLGDGTVDGIEGKHVSAAAREGDPVAVDSFRELARWAGAGLADLASLFDPSAFIVGGGVSDEGELILEPIRKSFRRWLIGAQWRPHAQVLAAQLGNKAGLVGAADLARQG
- a CDS encoding DUF4235 domain-containing protein; this translates as MKASKVLYKPVGAGVGALGGLLASAAFGQIWKRLGHNDKAPGPTDEGRGWGEVLMAAALQGAVFAVVKAAVDRGGATAARRLTGTWPG
- a CDS encoding phage holin family protein, whose protein sequence is MSGMTWCGGLWGPVPATVAQPRQPVGTDARRRQPPRLPRFRQAGRNRGLQGVAAVVAALGLQIALTVALVAIGQVLPWSASTLIVVGVLVAGAAALAAPGRRTPRPAVPSIA
- a CDS encoding alpha/beta hydrolase, with the protein product MPVLPGAEPYRHEGGEVGVLLCHGFTGSPQSLRPWAEFLAERGLTVSLPLLPGHGTRWQDMQITGWQDWYAEVDRELRELLSKCEVVFVFGLSMGGALALRLAARYGDAVRGIVVVNPANKVHGLAARALPVARHFVRTTPGLIDDIAKEGAHEVGYDRVPLQAAHSLRNFLRLVDGELPQVTQPMVLLHSLQDHVVPPVDSARILGRVSSTDVTEVVLEQSYHVATLDHDAERIFHESCAFVDRLAPNAVRKGSTAGG
- a CDS encoding DUF3618 domain-containing protein, whose product is MNGIPHPRRNVLDTEELRSRAQDTREQLGQTIEALAAKAEVGEMGEQVRAKASAAKTQLADAATAVGDKLREVTPPPVQETTALVAETARRKRVPLLAVGIATVALVVLARRRGR